The following coding sequences lie in one Seriola aureovittata isolate HTS-2021-v1 ecotype China chromosome 5, ASM2101889v1, whole genome shotgun sequence genomic window:
- the nipbla gene encoding nipped-B-like protein A isoform X3 yields the protein MNGDMPHVPITTLAGIASLTDLLNQLPLPSPLPATTTKSLLYNGRIAEEVTCLLGCRDENLASQLAHGLNQVSTEHIELKDNLGSDEPEGDAPLLLQTMLARNPGIFREKNVMQQPMVPPFKITQNSMHSPAQSANFQPAAISPSPSSRFVAPQTGSSSRYMGQQNSPVPSPYTPQSPATGYIQQYPHQQPPSYNQHQQIQQVSVASPMVPGGIRNIHEGKVSGQIANAANHHSDRHGTEDYLNIVHRLGNEEGDSTMRNPSFPLRSPQSGCSPAGSEGTPKPGSRPPLILQSPPPYAPSPREGGPDQKQQPQQRKKAPAVKEEKDMYDIVSSPNKDSTKLTLKLSRVKSNESDPPGEVLPGMDQNSDNMEPELGFQQVPVLQHNRGARLQQQQVSQQAGGASGLQPPSSPYDEAELDALAEIERIEREAASEKCSKEVQDKDKPLKKRKQDSFPLEPGAGGPGGPTGAPGSGSTGGGNAGKLTPQEATAAGNGASRPPLMVSIDLQQAGRADGQLDPCLAAPIPALEAQRWPEEPASGPAAMEGSDTALRLKPDGRPEVIKNRADKHDSRREGRESSKHRHDEKSSERRGEMPKSSNRGEHGRDRDRESDRDRRHRSETGGRDRRSPDSRCRSDRDRSGFRASSTGEPGRSSSRQDGSKPASSASGVKLPDSFPAQLLGGHSGALKNFQIPKIKRDKDTSGSNEGQMWGQPKVKLERLGLVQDFEKRPKPVVVLKKLSIDQIQRIIRHSKSGKNRISSGKSGKSGMDPAVLKELPPELLAEIESTMPLCERVKMNKRKRSTVNERPKYAEVSSDEDFDANGESARKRQRRDKDRSWEFEERERRGSGDHRKSGHRDSRRGSGSRYRDSSEEDSPPPSMSEIARKMKMKEKQKKRKAYEPKLTQEELMDSSTFKRFLASIDNILENLEDVDFTTMADDDEIPQELLLGKHQLNELGSESAKIKAMGISSRIPSDKLVKLLNILEKNIQDGSKLTTMMNHDHDAEDEERLWRDLIMERVTKSADACLTALNIMTSAHMPKAVYIEDVIERVLQYTKFHLQNTLYPQYDPVYRVDPHGGGMLSSKAKRAKCSTHKQRVIVMLYNKVCDIVSNISELLEIQLLTDTTILQVSSMGITPFFVENVSELQLCAIKLVTAVFSRYEKHRQLILEEIFTSLARLPTSKRSLRNFRLNSSDQDGEPMYIQMVTALVLQLIQCVVHLPSDKDAFEEYDSKVDQDVLITNSYETAMRTAQNFLSVFLKKCGSKQGEEDYRPLFENFVQDLLSTVNKPEWPAAELLLSLLGRLLVHQFSNKQTEMALRVASLDYLGTVAARLRKDAVTSKMDQRSIDRILQQSPGNDETQQLQKALLDYLEENAETDASLVFARKFYIAQWFRDATTEAEKSMRNQNPKDEDSSDGPQHAKELESTGEIMQRAEKRKKFLRNIIKTTPAHFTTLKMNSDTVDYQDSCLIVRYLASMRPFAQSFDIYLTQILRVLGESAIAVRTKAMKCLSEVVAVDPSILARSDMQRGVHGRLMDNSTSVREAAVELLGRFVLSRPQLTEQYYDMLIERILDTGISVRKRVIKILRDICLEQPTFSKITEMCVRMIRRVNDEEGIKKLVNETFQKLWFTPTPAHDKETMTRKILNITDVVAACRDTGYDWFEQLLQNLLKSEEDASYKPAKKACVQLVDNLVEHILKYEESLAENKGVNSTRLVACITTLYLFSKIRAQLMVKHAMTMQPYLTTKCNTANDFMVICNVAKILELVVPLMEHPSETFLATIEEDLMKLIIKYGMTVVQHCVSCLGAVVNKVTHNYKFVWACFNRFYGALNKLKIQHQEDPNSATLVANKPFLLRSLFTVGALARHFDFDLEEFKGTNKVVIKEKVLELLLYFTKHEDEEVKTKAIIGLGFLVIMHPSQMFVPEVKTLYNGILADASSSINLKIQILKNLQTYLQEEDTRMQEADREWKKLSKQEDLKEMGDISSGMSSSIMQLYLKQVLEAFFHTQSSVRHFALNVIALTLNQGLIHPVQCVPYLIAMGTDPEPSMRNKADQQLVEIDKKYTGFIHMKAVAGMKMSYNLQQAIDLSHKSIIRGFRQDETHSALCSHLFTMIRGNRQHRRAFLISLLNLFDDSAKTEVNMLLFIADNLACFPYQSQEEPLFIMHHIDITLSVSGSNLLQTFKELLLKEPRRKEKKVKKEWKHPSDGEDEEQKMNCDSPRSDGEENSNSDDDNNDDDDVVRRPKKARKPIVAAESSESDSDLEDLDVEDAEKVMRLLPDNPTGLLDFANAVQGILLLLVLKQHLKNQYGFSDSKIQKYSPTESAKVYDKAVNRKSNVHFHPRQTIDFISNNIAHATLTDDIKKRIVKQYLDFKMLMEHLDPDEEDEEGEASASANIRNKAINALLGGSGPMSGPSPRNQAGPETDDDDSDGDERTPGSSRRSRRAGDSSDPGRMSETVEAMDVIALCCPKYKDRPQIARVVNKTSSGYSIHWMAGSYSGPWAEAKKRDGRKLVPWVDTIKESDIIYKKIALTSNHKLSNKVVQTLRSLYAAREGGAS from the exons ATGAATGGGGATATGCCTCATGTTCCCATCACCACTCTTGCTGGGATCGCTAGCTTAACAGATT TGTTAAACCAGCtacccctcccttcccctctcccGGCCACCACCACTAAGAGCCTCCTATACAATGGGAGGATCGCAGAGGAAGTTACCTGCCTACTGGGCTGTCGGGATGAGAATTTGGCCTCCCAGCTAGCCCATGGCCTCAACCAGGTCTCCACAGAGCACAT AGAGCTGAAGGACAACCTGGGTAGCGATGAGCCAGAGGGAGATGCACCACTGTTGCTGCAGACCATGCTGGCCAGGAACCCTGGCATCTTCAGGGAGAAAA ATGTTATGCAGCAACCAATGGTACCACCCTTCAAGATCACACAGAATTCCATGCATAGCCCAGCCCAGTCTGCAAACTTCCAGCCAGCTGCAATTTCTCCCAGTCCATCCAG CCGGTTTGTTGCGCCCCAGACTGGGTCTAGTAGCCGGTATATGGGCCAGCAGAACAGTCCAGTACCCAGCCCCTACACTCCCCAGAGCCCTGCCACTGGTTACATACAGCAGTATCCCCACCAACAACCACCCAGCTATAACCAACACCAACAAATACAACAAg TGTCTGTGGCCAGTCCCATGGTTCCAGGCGGCATAAGAAATATCCATGAGGGCAAAGTGTCGGGTCAGATTGCCAATGCTGCCAACCATCACTCAGACAGACACGGCACTGAGGACTACCTTAACATTGTACACCGACTGGGCAATGAG GAGGGGGACTCTACCATGAGGAATCCTTCTTTCCCTCTGAGGTCTCCACAGTCTGGCTGCTCCCCAGCAGGGAGTGAAGGAACGCCCAAAC CGGGTTCTCGCCCCCCACTGATTCTACAGTCACCACCTCCCTATGCACCCTCACCAAGGGAGGGAGGACCTGACCAGAAACAGCAGCCCCAACAAAGGAAGAAAGCCCCAGCggtgaaagaggagaaagacatGTACGACATTGTTAGCTCTCCAAACAAGGACTCTACAAAACTCACCCTCAAACTGTCAAGGGTCAAGTCAAATGAGTCCGATCCTCCAG GTGAGGTCTTGCCAGGTATGGACCAGAACTCAGACAATATGGAGCCAGAACTGGGCTTTCAACAGGTCCCTGTACTTCAGCATAATCGAGGAGCCCGGCTGCAACAGCAACAAGTGTCCCAGCAAGCAGGTGGTGCCAGTGGTCTCCAGCCTCCTAGTTCCCCTTACGATGAGGCAGAGCTAGATGCCCTTGCTGAAATTGAAAGGATAGAACGAGAAGCGGCCAGTGAGAAGTGCTCCAAGGAAGTGCAAGATAAAG ACAAAccactgaagaaaagaaaacaggactCTTTTCCCCTGGAGCCAGGTGCGGGGGGACCAGGTGGCCCCACAGGTGCCCCAGGGAGTGGATCAACAGGAGGGGGCAATGCTGGCAAACTGACGCCACAAGAGGCCACTGCAGCTGGGAACGGTGCCAGCCGCCCTCCCCTCATGGTGAGCATCGACCTCCAGCAGGCAGGTCGAGCTGATGGCCAGCTCGACCCCTGTCTGGCTGCCCCTATTCCAGCCCTAGAGGCCCAACGCTGGCCTGAAGAACCAGCTAGTGGGCCGGCTGCAATGGAGGGTTCTGATACGGCTTTGCGGTTGAAACCAGATGGGCGACCGGAAGTCATCAAGAACCGGGCCGATAAACatgacagcaggagagaaggCCGGGAATCATCAAAGCACCGGCATGATGAGAAATCCTcagagagacggggagagatGCCAAAGTCATCAAACCGAGGGGAACATGGAcgagacagggacagagaatCTGACAGAGATAGGAGGCATCGGAGTGAAACTGGTGGTCGAGACCGACGCTCCCCTGACTCTCGCTGCCGAAGTGATCGAGATAGGTCTGGCTTCCGGGCTTCTTCCACTGGAGAGCCTGGTCGGAGCAGCAGTAGGCAAGATGGTTCCAAACCAGCCTCATCTGCTTCTGGTGTTAAACTTCCAGATTCTTTCCCTGCTCAGCTCCTGGGAGGGCATAGTGGCGCACTGAAGAACTTCCAGATCCCCAAG atcAAGCGTGATAAGGATACCAGTGGGTCAAATGAAGGTCAAATGTGGGGCCAGCCCAAGGTTAAACTGGAGAGGCTGGGTTTGGTGCAGGACTTTGAGAAGAGGCCCAAGCCTGTAGTGGTTCTGAAAAAGCTCTCCATCGACCAGATCCAGAGGATCATCCGGCACAGCAAGTCTGGAAAGAACAGGATCTCGTCGGGAAAATCTGgcaaaa GTGGTATGGACCCGGCAGTTCTAAAGGAGCTGCCCCCAGAGCTGCTTGCAGAGATTGAGTCAACCATGCCCCTGTGTGAAAGAGTAAAGATGAACAAGAGGAAACGAAGCACTGTAAATGAGAGGCCCAAATATGCCGAAGTCAGCTCGGATGAAGACTTTGACGCAAACGGAGAAT CTGCAAGGAAGCGGCAACGCCGAGATAAAGACAGGTCATGGGAGTTTGAAGAAAGAGAGCGTCGAGGTTCAGGGGATCATCGGAAAAGTGGGCACCGGGACAGCCGACGAGGCTCAGGGAGCCGCTACCGAGACTCCTCAGAGGAAGATTCACCGCCACCCAGCATGAGTGAAA TTGCCagaaaaatgaagatgaaggagaagcagaagaaacGGAAAGCATATGAACCCAAGCTGACCCAAGAAGAGTTGATGGACTCGTCCACATTCAAGCGATTCTTAGCGAGCATTGATAACATACTGGAGAATCTGGAGGATGTGGATTTCACTACCATGG cagatgatgatgagatACCTCAGGAACTGCTGCTTGGTAAACACCAGTTGAATGAGCTGGGCAGTGAGTCCGCCAAGATTAAGGCCATGGGCATCTCCAGCAGG ATCCCATCAGACAAGCTGGTCAAGCTGTTGAACATACTGGAAAAGAATATCCAGGATGGGTCCAAGCTTACCACCATGATGAACCAT GACCATGATGCTGAAGATGAGGAGAGACTTTGGAGAGACCTGATAATGGAGAGAGTCACAAAGTCAGCAGATGCCTGTCTGACAGCTCTTAACATCATGACCTCAGCGCACATGCCGAAGGCTGTCTATATAGAGGACGTCATAGAGCGGGTGCTACAATACACCAAGTTCCATCTTCAGAACACACTGTATCCACAGTATGACCCAGTATACAGGGTGGACCCACATGGAG GTGGCATGTTGAGCTCCAAGGCAAAGCGTGCGAAATGCTCCACACATAAGCAACGTGTGATTGTCATGTTGTACAACAAAGTGTGCGACATTGTCAGCAACATTTCTGAGCTCCTAGAGATCCAACTACTGACAGACACCACCATCCTCCAG GTTTCTTCCATGGGAATCACTCCGTTCTTTGTGGAGAATGtcagtgagctgcagctgtgtgccATTAAACTAGTTACAGCA GTGTTCTCACGTTATGAGAAGCATCGGCAGCTGATCTTGGAGGAGATCTTTACCTCTTTGGCCAGACTGCCCACCAGCAAACGCTCCCTCAGGAATTTCAG GCTGAACAGCTCAGACCAGGATGGAGAGCCGATGTACATCCAAATGGTGACGGCTCTGGTGCTGCAGCTGATCCAGTGTGTGGTCCACCTCCCCAGTGACAAGGACGCTTTCGAAGAGTACGACAGTAAG gtggATCAAGATGTGTTGATAACCAACTCGTATGAGACGGCAATGAGAACAGCACAAAACTTCCTCTCAGTCTTCCTCAAAAA GTGTGGCAGCAAGCAGGGAGAAGAAGATTACCGGCCATTGTTTGAGAACTTTGTCCAGGATCTACTCTCAACAGTAAACAAACCAGAGTGGcctgctgctgagctgctgctcagtcTTCTTGGCAGACTACTG GTACACCAGTTCAGTAATAAGCAGACCGAGATGGCTCTGAGAGTAGCATCTCTAGACTACCTGGGCACAGTGGCAGCCCGTCTGAGGAAGGATGCAGTCACCAGCAAGATGGACCAGAGATCAATTGATCGTATTCTACAACAG TCTCCAGGTAACGATGAGacccagcagctgcagaaggcTCTACTGGACTACTTGGAAGAGAATGCTGAGACAGATGCCTCACTGGTG TTTGCTAGAAAGTTCTACATTGCCCAGTGGTTTCGGGACGCCACCACAGAGGCTGAGAAGTCCATGCGTAACCAGAATCCGAAGGATGAGGACTCATCGGACGGGCCACAACATGCCAAGGAGTTGGAGAGCACCGGTGAAATTATGCAGCGTGCTGAGAAGCGCAAGAAGTTCCTGCGCAACATCATCAAAACCACGCCAGCTCATTTCACTACACTGAA AATGAACTCTGACACTGTGGACTATCAAGACTCCTGTCTGATCGTGCGTTATTTGGCCTCCATGAGGCCGTTCGCCCAGAGCtttgatatttatttaacaCAG aTCTTGCGAGTCCTTGGGGAAAGTGCCATCGCTGTAAGGACTAAAGCCATGAAATGTCTATCTGAGGTTGTGGCTGTGGACCCCAGCATACTGGCAAGG TCCGACATGCAGCGTGGCGTCCATGGTCGTCTGATGGATAACTCCACCAGTGTGAGGGAGGCAGCTGTTGAGCTGCTTGGCAGATTTGTCCTCAGCCGACCCCAACTCACTGAACAGTACTATGACATGCTCATAGAGAGGATACTG GACACTGGTATCAGCGTAAGAAAACGGGTGATCAAGATCCTCAGAGACATCTGTCTGGAGCAGCCAACCTTCAGTAAGATCACTGAGATGTGTGTGAGGATGATCCGCAGAGTCAATGATGAGGAAGGTATCAAG AAATTGGTGAATGAGACATTCCAGAAGTTGTGGTTTACTCCAACTCCAGCCCATGATAAAGAGACCATGACCAGAAAGATCCTGAACATCACTGATGTG GTTGCAGCTTGTCGAGACACCGGCTATGACTGGTTTGAGCAACTTCTCCAGAAT CTTCTCAAGTCTGAAGAGGACGCGTCATATAAACCAGCCAAAAAGGCCTGTGTTCAGCTAGTTGACAATCTGGTAGAACACATCCTCAAATATGAGGAATCTCTTGCAG agaACAAGGGTGTAAACTCAACACGGCTAGTGGCATGTATCACCACCTTGTACTTGTTCAGCAAGATCAGGGCCCAGCTCATGGTCAAACATGCCATGACCATGCAACCCTACCTGACCACAAAGTGTAAC ACTGCCAATGACTTCATGGTCATCTGTAATGTGGCAAAGATCTTGGAACTTGTGGTACCGCTGATGGAGCACCCCAGTGAAACTTTCCTTGCCACCATCGAAGAAGACCTCATGAAGCTCATCATCAAATATGGCATGACT GTGGTCCAGCACTGTGTGAGCTGTCTTGGAGCTGTTGTCAACAAAGTGACGCACAACTACAAGTTCGTCTGGGCTTGCTTCAACAGATTCTACG GGGCACTTAACAAACTCAAGATTCAGCATCAGGAGGATCCTAACAGCGCAACGTTGGTAGCAAACAAGCCTTTTCTGCTGCGATCACTCTTCACAGTGGGGGCCCTGGCCCGACACTTTGATTTTGATCTGGAGGAGTTCAAGGGCACCAACAAG GTTGTTATCAAGGAGAAAGTTCTCGAGCTGCTGCTATACTTCACCAAACATGAAGACGAGGAGGTCAAGACTAAAGCCATCATCGGCTTAG GCTTCCTTGTGATCATGCATCCCAGCCAAATGTTCGTGCCTGAGGTGAAGACCTTGTACAACGGCATCCTGGCTGACGCTTCCTCCTCCATCAACCTCAAAATCCAGATCCTCAAAAACCTCCAGACATACCTTCAGGAGGAGGACACACGGATGCAGGAGGCGGACAGAGAAT GGAAGAAACTGTCCAAACAGGAGGATCTGAAGGAGATGGGAGACATCTCTTCAGGGATGAGCAGCTCCATCATGCAGCTTTATCTGAAACAGGTGTTGGAGGCGTTCTTCCACACCCAGTCCAGTGTACGGCACTTTGCTCTCAATGTCATAGCTCTCACACTCAACCAGGGTCTCATCCATCCTGTACAG TGTGTACCCTACCTCATTGCAATGGGAACAGACCCAGAGCCCAGCATGAGGAACAAAGCTGaccagcagctggtggagattGACAAGAAGTACACAGGATTCATCCAT ATGAAGGCAGTTGCTGGGATGAAGATGTCATACAATTTGCAGCAGGCCATCGATTTGtctcataaaagcatcataagaggTTTCAGACAGGACGAGACGCACTCAGCACTCTGCTCCCACCTCTTCACTATGATCCGGGGCAACCGCCAGCACCGCAGGGCTTTCCTCATCTCACTGCTGAACCTATTTGATGACAGTGCT aaGACAGAAGTGAACATGCTGCTGTTTATCGCAGACAACCTCGCCTGTTTCCCATACCAGAGTCAGGAGGAGCCTCTCTTCATCATGCATCACATAGACATCACCCTGTCTGTTTCTGGCAGCAACTTGTTGCAAACCTTCAAAGAG CTTCTGTTAAAGGAGCCCAGGCGTAAGGAGAAGAAAGTAAAGAAGGAATGGAAACACCCATCAGATGGGGAGGACGAAGAGCAAAAGATGAACTGCGATTCTCCCAGAAGTGACGGcgaagaaaacagcaacagtgatgatgacaataatgatgatgacgatgtgGTACGTCGGCCTAAAAAGGCCAGAAAACCTATTGTGGCTGCAGAGAGCTCAGAGTCGGACTCTGATCTGGAGGATTTGGATGTGGAGGATGCAGAAAAAGTAATGAGGCTCCTCCCAGACAATCCCACAGGTCTCTTGGACTTTGCCAATGCTGTTCAGGGCATCCTGTTGCTGCTGGTGCTCAAACAGCATCTGAAGAACCAGTATGGATTCTCTGACAG TAAAATTCAGAAGTACTCTCCAACGGAGTCAGCCAAGGTGTACGATAAGGCAGTGAACAGAAAAAGCAACGTTCACTTCCACCCACGACAAACCATTGACTTCATCTCCAACAACATAGCTCACGCCACGCTGACAGATGATATCAAGAAGCGGATAGTCAAACAGTACCTAGAT TTCAAGATGCTGATGGAACATTTGGACCCAGACGAGGAGGACGAAGAAGGAGAAGCGTCTGCCAGCGCTAACATCAGAAACAAAGCCATAAACGCCCTACTGGGAGGCTCTGGCCCCATGTCAGGACCCAGTCCGCGGAATCAGGCAGGACCAGAGACAGATGACGATGATAGTGATGGCGACGAAAGGACCCCAGGG TCCTCTCGAAGGTCAAGGCGAGCGGGTGACTCCTCGGACCCCGGCCGTATGAGTGAGACAGTGGAGGCTATGGATGTGATTGCCCTTTGCTGCCCCAAATACAAGGACCGGCCGCAAATAGCTCGAGTCGTCAACAAGACCTCCAGTGGATACAGCATCCACTGGATGGCCGGCTCCTACTCGGGGCCCTGGGCAGAGGCCAAGAAACGTGATGGCCGCAAACTGGTGCCTTGGGTGGACACTATTAAGGAGTCGGACATCATTTACAAGAAGATTGCCTTGACCAGCAACCACAAACTGAGCAACAAAGTAGTACAGACTTTACGCTCACTGTATGCAGCGCGGGAAGGAGGGGCTAGCTAA